Proteins co-encoded in one Schaalia radingae genomic window:
- a CDS encoding ABC transporter ATP-binding protein, giving the protein MTSQATNDLLTLEHVSKIYGDLHALDDVSLSVPTGQWLSIVGPSGSGKTTMMNIVGCMDRPTKGTVTLDGRDISELTASELTTVRCQTIGLIFQQFHLIPHLTALENVMVAQYYHSVPNEKEALAALDRVGLADRATHLPRQLSGGEQQRVCVARALINYPKLVLADEPTGNLDEHNEQIVLDIFRQLHADGTTLIVVTHDALVASCGQREIRLDHGKVARETWHDHDRDNAEAAGAASRNLATGRDVKEKVPTPEPRDDAS; this is encoded by the coding sequence ATGACATCACAGGCGACGAACGACCTGCTCACCCTCGAGCACGTCTCGAAAATCTACGGCGACCTGCACGCACTGGATGACGTGTCGCTGAGCGTGCCGACAGGGCAGTGGCTGTCGATTGTGGGCCCGTCCGGGTCAGGCAAGACCACGATGATGAACATCGTGGGATGCATGGACCGCCCCACCAAAGGCACCGTGACGCTCGACGGGCGCGACATTTCCGAGCTGACCGCCTCCGAACTGACGACCGTGCGCTGCCAGACCATCGGCCTGATTTTCCAGCAGTTCCACCTGATTCCGCACCTGACCGCCCTCGAAAATGTCATGGTCGCCCAGTACTACCACTCGGTGCCCAACGAAAAGGAAGCGCTGGCGGCACTGGACCGGGTGGGACTGGCCGATCGCGCCACCCACCTGCCGCGACAGCTGTCCGGCGGCGAGCAGCAGCGCGTGTGCGTGGCCAGGGCCCTGATCAACTACCCGAAACTGGTGCTGGCTGATGAGCCGACCGGTAACCTCGATGAGCACAATGAACAGATCGTGCTGGATATTTTCCGTCAGCTTCATGCCGATGGAACCACGCTGATCGTGGTGACTCACGACGCCCTCGTCGCTTCGTGTGGCCAGCGGGAAATCCGCCTGGATCACGGTAAAGTCGCCAGGGAAACGTGGCACGACCACGACCGGGACAATGCGGAAGCTGCAGGCGCGGCGTCGAGGAACCTGGCAACGGGTCGCGACGTGAAAGAAAAGGTTCCAACCCCTGAACCCCGTGACGATGCGTCCTGA
- a CDS encoding FMN-binding protein, producing MTNMTSSQFSRLVTMGSLGGLGMMILSACGPSIPPVDMSLPMNDGEYTGESNPDEQGAIGTVHITVEGGKITSTSYETRMKDGELKDQNYGTTSAGEVGNKDYYKRAQKAVEAFNKYSDELTATNDPNEVDVISGATVAHSQFMQAAIRAIQTAQGVETQSGEDAADQIDVPGLDFSDDDQLDEFSN from the coding sequence ATGACTAACATGACGTCTTCACAGTTTTCACGACTTGTCACCATGGGGTCGCTCGGCGGGCTCGGCATGATGATTCTGAGCGCGTGTGGCCCGTCGATCCCACCGGTGGACATGTCACTTCCCATGAATGACGGAGAGTACACCGGGGAGTCCAATCCTGACGAACAGGGAGCCATCGGCACTGTTCATATTACGGTGGAAGGCGGCAAGATCACCTCCACCTCATATGAAACCCGCATGAAGGACGGCGAGCTCAAGGACCAGAACTACGGGACGACCAGCGCCGGCGAAGTGGGCAACAAGGATTACTACAAGCGCGCCCAGAAAGCGGTGGAGGCGTTCAACAAGTATTCCGACGAGCTGACGGCCACGAACGACCCCAACGAAGTTGATGTCATTTCAGGCGCCACTGTTGCGCACAGTCAGTTCATGCAGGCGGCGATCCGAGCCATCCAGACCGCTCAGGGAGTGGAAACCCAGTCCGGGGAGGATGCGGCCGACCAGATCGACGTGCCGGGCCTGGACTTCAGCGACGATGACCAGCTCGACGAGTTCTCCAACTGA
- a CDS encoding FAD:protein FMN transferase — protein MTSSTSSPTDSPGPELLVDLRDSSWRMSFPAMGTRVDLIVEGGSARQMTEAVCELVARHERLWSRFSAHSDVTRLNTACGQWVDVDPATCALLARVKDLIDVTSGCFNPLIEPVRQLWDPAGALAALVAGAGAATSTESATTPGSDALAEVLPLCSPGMLDVDPAASRARLKGGARIDLGAIAKGASADQARDLCARLGARAALVSIGTSSIAALGRRSDGTPWRVGIRDPRSSESSWLGYVELPDRMSLSTSGDNLGALVDVAPDHAQRFNHVIDPRSGMPARILARSATVICADGMTAEALSTGMLIGGRQAVVLPHTADGDVAASPSSIIVGGEQGVMAGGIRVDARPAQIWHPRQELSESDGGAGVSGQNSSTSPT, from the coding sequence ATGACCAGCTCGACGAGTTCTCCAACTGATTCACCCGGCCCCGAGCTGCTTGTTGATCTGCGCGACTCATCGTGGCGCATGTCCTTTCCCGCGATGGGCACGCGCGTCGATCTCATTGTCGAGGGCGGCTCCGCCAGGCAGATGACGGAAGCTGTCTGCGAACTTGTTGCACGCCATGAGCGGCTCTGGTCGCGTTTTTCGGCGCACTCCGATGTGACACGGTTGAACACTGCGTGCGGACAGTGGGTGGATGTGGATCCGGCGACGTGCGCATTACTGGCACGCGTCAAGGACCTGATCGACGTCACGTCAGGCTGTTTCAACCCGCTGATTGAGCCGGTGCGTCAGCTGTGGGACCCGGCAGGTGCGCTGGCAGCTCTTGTCGCCGGCGCAGGTGCTGCCACGAGCACGGAGAGCGCAACCACTCCGGGCAGCGACGCGCTGGCCGAGGTGTTGCCACTGTGCTCACCGGGGATGCTTGACGTTGACCCGGCGGCATCGCGGGCACGCCTGAAGGGCGGCGCACGCATTGACCTGGGCGCGATTGCGAAAGGTGCCAGTGCTGATCAGGCTCGGGATCTGTGTGCCCGACTTGGTGCCCGTGCCGCGCTCGTGTCGATCGGAACATCCTCCATTGCCGCCCTGGGAAGGCGCTCCGACGGCACACCGTGGCGCGTGGGGATACGCGACCCGCGCAGCAGTGAATCATCGTGGCTTGGATACGTGGAACTGCCTGACCGCATGTCACTGTCCACTTCGGGTGACAACCTAGGAGCACTCGTGGACGTGGCGCCCGACCATGCGCAGCGTTTCAACCATGTCATCGACCCGCGCAGCGGCATGCCCGCCCGGATCCTTGCCCGTTCGGCAACGGTGATCTGCGCAGACGGCATGACGGCTGAAGCGCTGTCCACCGGCATGCTCATCGGCGGACGGCAGGCGGTTGTCCTGCCACACACAGCAGATGGTGATGTGGCAGCGTCGCCCTCGTCAATCATTGTCGGCGGCGAGCAGGGAGTGATGGCAGGCGGGATTCGCGTCGATGCCAGGCCCGCGCAGATCTGGCATCCGCGTCAGGAATTGTCGGAATCTGATGGTGGGGCGGGTGTGTCGGGGCAGAATTCGAGCACGTCACCCACCTGA
- a CDS encoding helix-turn-helix domain-containing protein: protein MSIHVTLDRILLERRMTLTDLSKRIGITLANLSNLKTGKARAIRFSTLNALCEALDCQVGDVLEFCPDTPAPPSDSDNS from the coding sequence ATGAGTATTCACGTCACACTGGACCGCATCTTGCTGGAACGCCGCATGACGCTCACTGACCTGTCGAAGCGCATCGGCATCACATTGGCGAACCTGTCGAACCTGAAAACCGGCAAGGCCCGCGCCATCCGCTTTTCCACTCTGAACGCACTGTGCGAGGCGCTCGACTGTCAGGTGGGTGACGTGCTCGAATTCTGCCCCGACACACCCGCCCCACCATCAGATTCCGACAATTCCTGA
- a CDS encoding DUF2975 domain-containing protein → MKPHTIIARVVLVIFGLGIVLSWLLLWSESDYSAAAWPEMAHLQYPILVGSIIATLPFLAILIIAYQFLLLVERRTVFTHRALTLIGRAQWVCIAATIYYVSATIWFMCVSPLQHISILLMAIFMVTLSAGGTVFFLVTGHIFRAAIAAWDENQLTV, encoded by the coding sequence ATGAAACCGCATACCATCATTGCCCGCGTGGTTCTGGTGATCTTCGGCCTCGGCATTGTCTTAAGTTGGCTGCTGCTCTGGTCAGAAAGCGACTACAGCGCCGCCGCCTGGCCGGAAATGGCACACCTGCAGTACCCGATCCTCGTCGGCTCCATCATCGCCACGCTTCCATTCCTCGCCATCCTGATCATCGCCTACCAGTTCCTATTGCTCGTTGAGCGCCGCACAGTCTTCACGCACCGGGCATTAACGCTGATTGGCCGCGCGCAGTGGGTGTGCATCGCCGCCACGATCTACTACGTGAGCGCGACCATCTGGTTCATGTGCGTCAGTCCGCTCCAGCACATCTCGATCCTTCTGATGGCGATCTTCATGGTGACGCTCAGCGCAGGCGGCACTGTTTTCTTCCTGGTCACCGGACACATTTTCCGCGCTGCGATTGCTGCGTGGGATGAGAATCAGCTGACGGTGTAG
- a CDS encoding FAD-binding and (Fe-S)-binding domain-containing protein, with translation MSFHPLSSEPATASSPLPKRADIRPRDVEACYAHLVDVLDGEVDRTTGTRARYSTDAGNYRVPPQFVVFPRSTEDVLAVCEASRRFSIPLTNRGGGTSCAGNACGPGIVIDFSRHLNRVLSIDPQARTAVVEPGCVESTLQEAARKYGLRFGPDPSSQNRATIGGMVGNNACGPHATAWGRTSDNIVSLDVIDGRGRRFTASTSHSDLSQVPGLDTLIDSNLALIRTELGRFGRQVSGYSLEHLTPEKHRNLAAMLVGTEGTLTTIVSITVKLVEIPRAPVLVALGYPDMIAAADDVPTILRCEPLAVEGMDSRLVDVVRAHRGPGAVPALPKGDGWLMCEVSAGSEEESLAQARRLAAASHAVDAAVYPPGDDATRLWRIRADGAGLGGRTPPSETSATGEQAWPGFEDAAVPPDRLGAYLRDFTALMDEYDIDGLLYGHFGDGCVHVRLNMPLETGAGVAHSRRFLEEAAQVCARHGGSVSGEHGDGRARTELLRFMYSPELIDLFNNVKALFDPDDLLNPGVLASPTNQIDKLDDFLRRPRARSLPAAGGFAFGEDHGDFTQAVHRCTGVGKCRATIDGTFMCPSWKASHLEKDVTRGRARTLQDAANGQLIQSITSPEVLEALDLCLSCKACSSDCPAGVDMARYRSEVFFRKYRGRLRPLSHYALGRLPLWTGLSARIPGASALTNAVMGVDAIRRAAFALLGMDARRPMPALQSGTFQRWARRRHLVADAPPSAVPSSAERLAETASPASSSASEARRFAVVWADSFSQTLDDRGARATVAVLRQNGFEVIIPPHACCGLTWITTGQLTGAKKKLTALLDVLAPFAVAGIPIVGVEPSCTAVLRDDLLDLLPDDRRSVPVSRAVHTLAEVLATVPKEERVLPDLHGTTIVAQPHCHHHSVMTWSADRALLDSLGATVVQLDGCCGLAGNFGMEKGHYDMSVEVARTSLLPALNAYPDAVYLADGFSCRTQAQQLADRGGMHLASLLASQI, from the coding sequence ATGAGCTTCCACCCACTCAGCAGTGAGCCGGCGACAGCCTCGTCCCCCCTGCCCAAGCGCGCCGATATCCGGCCTCGCGACGTGGAAGCTTGCTACGCGCACCTGGTTGACGTGCTCGACGGTGAGGTTGATCGTACGACAGGCACCCGCGCGCGCTATTCCACAGACGCCGGCAACTATCGCGTTCCGCCGCAGTTCGTTGTCTTCCCTCGTTCAACCGAGGACGTCCTGGCCGTGTGCGAGGCGTCGCGACGCTTCTCCATTCCGTTGACCAACCGTGGGGGTGGCACGTCATGTGCTGGCAATGCGTGTGGACCGGGCATCGTCATTGACTTTTCGCGCCACCTGAACCGAGTGCTGTCGATCGATCCGCAGGCGCGCACGGCCGTGGTGGAGCCGGGCTGCGTGGAATCCACCCTGCAGGAAGCTGCCCGCAAGTACGGACTGCGTTTCGGTCCGGATCCGTCCAGCCAGAACCGGGCAACGATCGGCGGCATGGTGGGCAACAATGCGTGCGGGCCTCACGCAACCGCCTGGGGACGCACGTCAGACAACATCGTCTCCCTCGACGTCATCGATGGACGAGGCAGACGCTTCACCGCTTCCACCAGCCACTCTGACCTCTCGCAGGTGCCTGGACTGGACACGCTGATCGATTCCAATCTGGCGCTCATCCGCACGGAACTGGGGCGTTTCGGCAGGCAGGTGTCGGGTTATTCGCTTGAGCATCTGACCCCTGAGAAGCATCGCAATCTGGCGGCGATGCTGGTGGGCACCGAGGGGACGCTGACCACAATCGTGTCGATCACCGTCAAGTTGGTGGAGATTCCGCGAGCGCCCGTGCTGGTGGCGTTAGGGTATCCGGACATGATTGCTGCAGCTGACGATGTACCCACAATTTTGCGCTGTGAGCCGCTGGCTGTCGAAGGGATGGATTCGCGCCTGGTGGACGTGGTACGAGCTCACCGCGGACCCGGAGCCGTGCCGGCGCTTCCCAAGGGTGACGGGTGGCTGATGTGCGAGGTGTCGGCCGGAAGCGAAGAGGAATCGCTGGCACAGGCTCGCAGACTTGCGGCCGCATCTCATGCGGTCGATGCGGCGGTCTACCCTCCGGGGGATGATGCCACGCGACTGTGGCGCATCCGCGCTGATGGTGCGGGATTGGGTGGGCGCACTCCCCCATCTGAAACGTCAGCGACCGGTGAACAGGCATGGCCCGGTTTTGAAGATGCCGCGGTGCCACCGGACCGCCTCGGAGCCTACTTGCGTGATTTCACGGCGCTGATGGATGAGTATGACATTGACGGGCTGCTGTACGGGCATTTCGGAGATGGCTGCGTGCATGTGCGTCTGAACATGCCACTCGAGACCGGGGCTGGGGTGGCGCATTCGAGGCGTTTCCTGGAGGAGGCGGCTCAGGTGTGCGCCAGGCATGGCGGTTCAGTTTCCGGTGAACACGGGGATGGGCGTGCACGCACGGAACTGCTGCGCTTCATGTACTCCCCGGAACTGATTGACCTGTTCAACAACGTCAAGGCCCTGTTCGACCCCGATGACCTGCTCAATCCCGGTGTTTTGGCCTCACCGACCAACCAGATCGACAAGCTCGATGATTTCCTGCGGCGCCCTCGTGCACGCTCGTTGCCAGCGGCGGGAGGCTTCGCCTTCGGGGAAGACCACGGTGATTTCACTCAGGCGGTCCATCGCTGCACAGGTGTGGGCAAGTGTCGCGCGACGATTGACGGCACGTTTATGTGCCCGTCGTGGAAGGCGTCGCATCTGGAAAAGGACGTGACCCGAGGGCGGGCGCGCACACTCCAGGACGCTGCCAATGGGCAACTGATCCAGTCAATCACCTCACCGGAGGTGCTCGAAGCGCTCGACCTGTGTCTGTCATGTAAGGCCTGTTCGTCGGATTGCCCGGCAGGTGTGGACATGGCCAGGTACCGCTCTGAGGTGTTCTTCCGTAAGTACCGTGGGCGCCTGCGTCCGCTGTCCCACTATGCGCTGGGCCGCCTGCCCCTGTGGACGGGCCTGAGCGCCCGCATTCCGGGTGCATCCGCCCTGACCAACGCAGTGATGGGAGTAGATGCGATTCGCCGGGCTGCATTCGCACTGCTGGGTATGGATGCGCGTAGACCGATGCCCGCTCTTCAGTCCGGAACCTTCCAGCGATGGGCCAGGCGGCGGCACCTGGTTGCAGATGCGCCTCCGTCAGCAGTGCCGTCGAGTGCCGAGCGGCTTGCTGAGACAGCATCGCCTGCTTCCTCGTCCGCTTCTGAAGCCCGACGCTTCGCAGTGGTGTGGGCCGATTCGTTTTCACAGACGCTTGACGACCGGGGCGCGCGTGCAACGGTTGCGGTGTTGCGTCAGAACGGTTTCGAGGTGATTATTCCTCCCCATGCGTGCTGCGGCCTGACGTGGATTACGACGGGGCAGCTGACTGGGGCGAAGAAGAAACTGACGGCTTTGCTGGACGTTCTGGCACCGTTCGCTGTAGCTGGGATTCCAATCGTAGGCGTGGAGCCGTCATGTACGGCAGTCCTGCGTGATGATCTGCTGGATCTGCTGCCAGATGACCGGCGCTCAGTTCCCGTGTCGCGCGCTGTGCATACTCTGGCTGAAGTGCTGGCCACTGTTCCGAAGGAGGAGCGTGTTCTGCCTGATTTACATGGCACGACAATTGTGGCGCAGCCGCACTGCCACCATCATTCGGTGATGACGTGGAGCGCAGATCGGGCGCTGCTGGATTCACTGGGTGCCACCGTTGTCCAGCTGGATGGCTGTTGCGGTCTGGCCGGTAATTTCGGCATGGAAAAGGGGCACTACGATATGTCGGTCGAGGTGGCGCGCACCTCACTGCTCCCTGCCCTCAATGCGTATCCAGATGCCGTGTATCTGGCGGATGGTTTCTCGTGCCGCACTCAGGCTCAGCAGCTCGCTGACCGAGGCGGCATGCATCTGGCAAGCTTGCTGGCATCGCAGATCTAA
- a CDS encoding 5-formyltetrahydrofolate cyclo-ligase, with protein sequence MLHEKAPLRARIRAQRRDRRARWDALPGREADELRRREQRGLVRSWLQACNALGVGCPHLPALFVPTTTEPDVSAIVAESGRCFLPVVVNRQGRALDEPAWGCIDFPDASTSAWSSLTTDRLAAVLDQPSARWPAQPHLSDAPYAELPDSVDIVLLAGLAADLSGTRLGQGGGWYDRALSRWNTDHAERSPQESALPVRRRAPLVIALFDEEVWDTGTLPVDPHDVAVDAIVTPTRMVMLTR encoded by the coding sequence ATGTTGCACGAAAAAGCTCCACTTCGCGCCAGAATTCGCGCCCAGCGGCGTGACAGGCGCGCCCGGTGGGATGCACTCCCTGGCCGCGAAGCCGATGAGTTGCGCCGGCGGGAGCAACGCGGACTGGTCCGCTCGTGGCTGCAGGCCTGTAACGCGCTCGGAGTAGGGTGTCCTCACCTCCCGGCACTGTTTGTTCCAACCACCACCGAGCCGGATGTCTCAGCCATCGTCGCTGAATCGGGTCGCTGCTTCCTGCCTGTTGTCGTTAACCGGCAGGGGCGTGCACTGGACGAACCTGCGTGGGGCTGTATTGATTTTCCTGATGCCAGCACATCTGCCTGGTCATCATTGACGACTGACCGTCTGGCAGCAGTCCTCGACCAGCCTTCTGCACGCTGGCCTGCCCAGCCTCATCTCTCCGATGCGCCCTATGCCGAACTTCCTGACAGCGTCGACATTGTATTGCTTGCGGGCCTGGCCGCCGACCTTTCGGGCACGCGCCTGGGCCAGGGCGGCGGGTGGTATGACCGGGCCTTAAGTAGGTGGAACACGGATCACGCTGAGAGGTCGCCGCAGGAAAGCGCACTGCCTGTGAGGCGCCGTGCTCCACTGGTCATCGCACTGTTCGATGAAGAGGTGTGGGATACAGGCACCTTGCCTGTCGATCCTCACGATGTCGCCGTAGACGCGATTGTGACACCCACACGCATGGTGATGCTGACTCGCTGA
- a CDS encoding UTP--glucose-1-phosphate uridylyltransferase, giving the protein MSETEPTRHARVRHAVIPAAGRGTRFLPATKSVPKEMLPVVDRPSIEYIAREATRAGIEDMLIITRTGKDAIEEYFDADPGLEAALEASHKESLLKIVREYEHLARMHSVRQGHPLGLGHAVLQSRFHVGNNPFAVMLPDDLMHPKSRLLEKMLAIRTAIGGSVVALMRVTPEQATAYASVDVTPMPIPEGLPIDIEEGTLFRLNKVVEKPPVDEVLSEYAVVGRYVFNPRIFTELENIEPGHGGEYQLTDAYARLIDVPAEEGGGVVGLVLDDRRFDTGDKLGYLTASIELALEDPELGPGVRSFLEELMATQPGDALDKSDSTSPKHH; this is encoded by the coding sequence ATGAGCGAAACTGAGCCCACTCGTCACGCGCGCGTGCGTCACGCCGTGATCCCAGCAGCTGGACGCGGAACGAGATTCTTGCCGGCAACGAAGTCTGTGCCCAAAGAAATGCTGCCGGTCGTTGACCGACCATCCATTGAATATATTGCGCGCGAAGCCACTCGAGCCGGCATTGAAGACATGCTGATCATCACTCGCACCGGCAAAGATGCCATCGAGGAATACTTCGACGCAGATCCCGGCCTGGAGGCGGCACTGGAGGCCTCTCACAAGGAATCACTGCTCAAGATCGTGCGCGAATATGAGCACCTCGCGCGCATGCACTCTGTGCGCCAGGGACATCCGCTGGGGCTGGGACATGCCGTCCTTCAGTCACGCTTCCACGTTGGTAACAATCCTTTTGCCGTCATGCTGCCGGACGATTTGATGCACCCAAAGTCCCGCCTGCTGGAGAAAATGCTCGCGATCCGCACGGCGATCGGCGGATCGGTTGTCGCACTCATGCGTGTCACACCCGAACAGGCAACCGCTTATGCTTCTGTTGACGTCACCCCGATGCCGATTCCGGAAGGCCTGCCCATCGACATTGAGGAAGGCACATTGTTCCGCCTCAACAAGGTTGTCGAAAAGCCCCCGGTCGATGAGGTGCTCAGCGAATACGCCGTGGTGGGCCGCTACGTCTTCAATCCGCGTATCTTCACGGAACTGGAAAATATCGAACCCGGTCACGGTGGTGAATACCAGCTCACCGACGCATATGCCCGACTCATCGACGTGCCAGCCGAAGAAGGAGGTGGCGTAGTTGGCCTGGTTCTGGATGACCGCCGCTTCGACACCGGAGACAAACTCGGCTACCTCACCGCCTCCATTGAACTGGCGCTGGAGGACCCGGAACTGGGACCCGGAGTACGCTCGTTCCTGGAAGAGCTCATGGCAACACAGCCGGGGGACGCCCTCGACAAGTCTGACAGCACGTCACCCAAGCATCACTGA
- a CDS encoding molybdopterin molybdotransferase MoeA has product MRSVAEFYQDCLSTVGQQPPLDVQLADAVSCVLAEDVQARFDLPVADLAGCDGYAVRSSDLEGARPDSMVTLPVTEEVKAGDVDPAALVPGTAIRIASGAPVPTGADAVIALDFTDRGMAKVTVRTQPARGENIRRRAEDVVEGDVVLRHGTRVGARQVALLAGVGRSRVTVHPRPRVVILSIGDELVEPGEQARPGTVFDANGHALSTAVADAGAQTFRVAAVPDGRQALRETIQDQLVRADLIITTGGISYGSGDTVREVLGALGTVRFDNVAAWPGHILGVGTVGDEDDATPIFCLPGDPVSAQVCFEVYVRPALRQMQGWTTLSRPSVQARVDRSWYSPRGRREFVRVRLTGSPRTGYQAKIMGSPAALLLSALAESNALAVVPEEVTNVRAGDALQCMVLD; this is encoded by the coding sequence ATGCGTTCGGTCGCAGAGTTTTACCAAGACTGCCTGTCAACTGTTGGCCAGCAGCCGCCGCTGGATGTCCAGCTCGCTGATGCCGTGTCGTGCGTGCTGGCTGAAGACGTGCAGGCCCGCTTCGACCTTCCCGTAGCGGATCTGGCCGGATGCGACGGGTACGCCGTGCGATCGTCTGACCTCGAAGGGGCGCGCCCGGACAGTATGGTGACCCTGCCGGTCACCGAGGAAGTCAAGGCTGGAGATGTTGACCCGGCCGCGCTGGTGCCGGGAACTGCCATCCGCATTGCATCGGGAGCGCCGGTGCCCACAGGTGCAGATGCGGTGATCGCACTGGATTTTACGGATCGCGGTATGGCTAAAGTGACCGTGCGCACCCAGCCGGCGCGCGGTGAGAACATCCGGCGTCGCGCCGAAGACGTGGTCGAGGGGGACGTGGTTCTGCGTCACGGCACGCGTGTAGGTGCACGCCAGGTAGCGCTTCTGGCCGGCGTGGGGCGCTCACGAGTGACAGTGCATCCACGCCCACGAGTGGTGATCCTGTCGATTGGTGACGAGCTTGTGGAGCCGGGTGAACAGGCACGACCCGGCACGGTGTTCGATGCCAACGGGCATGCCCTTTCCACCGCTGTGGCGGATGCGGGTGCTCAAACCTTCCGCGTGGCAGCCGTTCCTGATGGCCGTCAGGCACTGCGCGAAACGATCCAGGACCAGCTGGTTCGCGCTGACCTCATCATCACGACCGGCGGCATCTCGTATGGCTCAGGCGATACGGTGCGCGAAGTGCTCGGCGCGCTGGGCACGGTGCGCTTTGACAATGTGGCCGCATGGCCCGGGCATATCCTCGGAGTTGGAACCGTCGGTGACGAAGATGACGCGACTCCGATCTTCTGCCTGCCCGGTGACCCTGTATCCGCGCAGGTGTGTTTCGAAGTATATGTGCGTCCTGCCCTTCGACAGATGCAGGGATGGACGACACTGAGCAGGCCGAGCGTGCAGGCTCGCGTGGATCGCTCATGGTATTCACCACGAGGGCGACGCGAATTTGTCCGCGTGCGCCTGACGGGGTCGCCTCGAACCGGATACCAGGCCAAAATCATGGGATCACCTGCAGCGCTATTGCTGTCCGCACTGGCTGAATCGAACGCACTGGCGGTCGTGCCCGAAGAGGTCACGAATGTGCGTGCCGGTGACGCCCTGCAGTGCATGGTGCTTGATTAA
- a CDS encoding GNAT family N-acetyltransferase, with the protein MLFGRPRIWGRHPDELTIRIDDPVGRALIRPHGSASRIGATGSAARTGRDSAVKLGDSVVIRPAYGSDHLRIEKARAENSAWLKPWEATLPVGSTEELPDIWTYQRQVDRQQKRGTSLVMMVECDRQPLGLITVSNVQWGAMCQGVLGYWMVRKAAGVGLGALCVAGVIDLMIGELGLHRVEVNVRPENDRSLGLCRKIGLREEGYKKRYMCIAGRWADHVSFALDTESWPEGGIVQSVWKMPLTLT; encoded by the coding sequence ATGCTGTTCGGCAGGCCGCGGATCTGGGGACGCCACCCCGATGAGCTGACGATTCGCATCGACGATCCTGTGGGTCGCGCTCTGATCAGGCCGCATGGCAGTGCCTCGAGAATCGGGGCGACGGGGAGCGCTGCGCGAACGGGGCGTGATAGCGCCGTGAAGCTCGGGGACAGTGTTGTGATCCGTCCGGCCTACGGTAGCGATCATCTTCGCATCGAGAAAGCGCGTGCCGAGAATTCTGCGTGGCTCAAACCCTGGGAGGCGACGCTGCCGGTCGGATCGACAGAGGAACTCCCCGACATCTGGACCTATCAGCGCCAGGTCGACAGGCAGCAAAAGCGCGGAACGAGCCTTGTCATGATGGTCGAATGCGACCGTCAACCGCTGGGTTTGATCACCGTCTCCAATGTTCAGTGGGGGGCGATGTGTCAGGGCGTCCTCGGCTATTGGATGGTCAGGAAAGCCGCTGGGGTGGGGCTGGGTGCGCTGTGCGTGGCTGGCGTCATCGACCTGATGATCGGTGAGCTGGGCTTGCACCGGGTGGAGGTCAACGTCCGGCCGGAAAATGATCGATCTTTGGGATTGTGTCGAAAAATCGGGTTGCGTGAAGAGGGCTACAAGAAGCGTTACATGTGCATTGCGGGCAGGTGGGCTGATCACGTCAGCTTCGCTTTGGATACGGAATCCTGGCCCGAGGGCGGCATCGTCCAATCCGTGTGGAAAATGCCGCTGACGCTGACCTGA
- the ahpC gene encoding alkyl hydroperoxide reductase subunit C, whose protein sequence is MNLMNTQIRPFKATAFKEGEFVELTEQDVLGKWAIFFFYPADFSFVCPTELGDLADYYDELQKLGVEVYSVSTDTHFTHKAWHEASDTIAKIKYYMIGDPSGELTNNFENMREGVGLADRATFLIDPDGVIQFFEVSSEGIGRNAAELIRKVKAAQYVAAHPGEVCPAKWEEGEETLAPSLDLVGKI, encoded by the coding sequence ATGAACTTGATGAACACCCAGATCCGCCCCTTCAAGGCCACAGCGTTCAAAGAGGGCGAATTCGTTGAACTGACCGAACAGGATGTCCTCGGCAAATGGGCCATTTTCTTCTTCTACCCAGCTGACTTTTCCTTCGTGTGTCCGACCGAGCTGGGCGACCTGGCGGACTACTACGACGAGCTGCAGAAACTGGGCGTTGAGGTCTATTCCGTGTCCACCGACACGCACTTCACGCACAAGGCATGGCACGAAGCATCCGACACAATCGCCAAGATCAAGTACTACATGATCGGTGATCCGTCAGGTGAACTGACCAACAACTTCGAGAACATGCGCGAAGGCGTCGGCCTGGCTGACCGCGCCACCTTCCTCATCGATCCAGACGGCGTTATCCAGTTCTTCGAGGTCTCCTCGGAGGGAATCGGCCGCAACGCAGCCGAACTGATCCGCAAGGTCAAGGCAGCTCAGTATGTCGCCGCGCATCCGGGCGAAGTGTGCCCCGCGAAGTGGGAAGAAGGCGAAGAGACGCTGGCTCCGTCCCTGGACCTCGTCGGCAAGATCTGA